The following coding sequences lie in one Bacteroides helcogenes P 36-108 genomic window:
- a CDS encoding GNAT family N-acetyltransferase: MFTIKKATTSDCELIQELAQQIFPATYKEILTPEQIDYMMDWMYSRKNIRKQMEEEGHVYLLAYKECEAAGYVSVQPQGENIFHLQKIYVLPCYQGVHCGSFLFHEAIKYIKEVHPDPCLMELNVNRNNKALQFYEHMGMKKLREGDFPIGNGYYMNDYIMGLEI, from the coding sequence ATGTTTACCATTAAAAAAGCAACAACTTCTGATTGCGAATTAATCCAGGAACTTGCACAGCAGATATTTCCTGCAACCTATAAAGAGATTCTTACCCCTGAACAAATAGACTACATGATGGACTGGATGTATTCACGGAAAAACATCCGTAAACAGATGGAAGAAGAAGGACATGTTTACCTTCTGGCCTACAAAGAATGCGAAGCGGCAGGATATGTATCCGTACAGCCACAAGGTGAGAATATATTCCATCTGCAAAAGATTTATGTACTACCCTGCTATCAAGGTGTGCACTGCGGAAGTTTCCTGTTCCATGAAGCTATAAAATACATTAAGGAAGTGCATCCCGACCCGTGCTTGATGGAACTGAATGTAAACCGCAACAATAAGGCACTGCAATTCTATGAACATATGGGAATGAAAAAGTTAAGAGAAGGAGATTTTCCAATTGGGAATGGGTATTACATGAACGATTATATCATGGGATTGGAAATTTAG